In a single window of the Limnochorda sp. L945t genome:
- a CDS encoding D-alanyl-D-alanine carboxypeptidase family protein yields MAGIVAVWVVWVSRMPGPGGLPATSVAPPAAPDLKLTSKAAVLMDAASGQVLYELHPDEALPPASVTKIMTLMLALEAVQDGRVRMTDEVVASDHAASMGGSQIWLEPGERMSLRDLLYAIGVGSANDAAVAVAEHLAGSEPAFVEMMNQRARQLGMKHTHFANSTGLPPQETGDPGPHVASARDLAILSRQAIQTPGLLDFVSTWEYTMRHNSIKKPVLYNFNRLLKRYPGVDGLKTGMTSEAGYCVAATSVRDHLRLIAVTMGAPTAKDRDADVRALFDWGFRRYEARRLASKGDVVGQAEVVRGDPMWVPLVLAQDAFMTVERGSRLTVRQEAELPGILVAPLAADARVGTVRILDQTTGSVLAEVPVQVTQTVGIASWSDLVGRQVRSFVQAWIPVERKPAPREPK; encoded by the coding sequence ATGGCCGGGATCGTGGCCGTGTGGGTGGTCTGGGTATCGAGGATGCCCGGGCCAGGAGGGCTTCCGGCCACTTCGGTGGCGCCGCCGGCCGCGCCCGACCTGAAGCTCACGTCGAAGGCCGCGGTCTTGATGGACGCCGCCAGCGGCCAGGTCCTGTACGAGCTCCATCCGGACGAGGCGCTGCCGCCGGCGAGCGTGACCAAGATCATGACGCTCATGCTGGCGCTCGAGGCGGTCCAGGACGGCCGGGTGCGCATGACCGACGAGGTGGTGGCGTCGGATCACGCCGCTTCCATGGGCGGGAGCCAGATCTGGCTGGAGCCGGGCGAGCGGATGAGCCTGCGGGACCTGCTCTACGCCATCGGGGTCGGCAGCGCCAACGACGCGGCCGTAGCCGTGGCCGAGCACCTGGCGGGTTCGGAGCCCGCTTTCGTCGAGATGATGAACCAGCGGGCCAGGCAGCTCGGCATGAAGCACACGCACTTCGCCAACTCCACCGGCCTGCCTCCCCAGGAGACGGGGGATCCCGGGCCCCACGTCGCCAGCGCCCGGGATCTCGCGATCCTCTCCCGCCAGGCCATCCAGACCCCAGGCCTGCTCGACTTCGTCTCCACGTGGGAGTACACCATGCGCCACAACAGCATCAAGAAGCCGGTCCTGTACAACTTCAACCGCTTGCTCAAGCGCTACCCCGGCGTCGACGGGCTCAAGACGGGGATGACCAGCGAGGCCGGGTACTGCGTCGCTGCCACGTCGGTCCGGGATCACCTGCGCCTCATCGCCGTCACCATGGGAGCGCCGACGGCCAAGGACCGAGATGCGGACGTGCGCGCGCTGTTCGACTGGGGTTTCCGCCGGTACGAGGCTCGCCGGCTGGCCTCGAAGGGCGACGTGGTGGGCCAGGCCGAGGTCGTGCGGGGCGACCCCATGTGGGTGCCGCTCGTCCTGGCCCAGGACGCGTTCATGACCGTCGAGCGGGGAAGCCGCCTCACCGTCCGGCAGGAGGCGGAGCTCCCCGGGATCCTGGTCGCTCCCCTCGCAGCCGACGCCCGGGTCGGAACGGTGCGCATCCTGGACCAGACGACCGGATCGGTGCTCGCCGAGGTGCCCGTTCAGGTGACACAGACAGTCGGCATCGCATCCTGGAGCGACCTCGTGGGCCGCCAGGTCCGGAGCTTTGTCCAGGCATGGATTCCTGTCGAGAGGAAACCGGCACCGCGCGAGCCGAAGTAA
- a CDS encoding DUF3866 family protein, which translates to MIELRVGVVHQVVGRDGDRVDLVVRIDGQGAAPSDEPGFYPAYALTQLGYGGWYPGQRVLVNTSAVSLSLGSGGYHVVVAPLDPPRPPGDWRTPALRRRLHGHIVKLRYTPLQTVVRAAEEPGSPYHRALRRVTRIDGLPVAVLALHGMLTPLVAALRWAWGEERRPRVAYVMTDATSLAAASMRTLGQVRRARLIDLLITAGQALGGDLEAVHPASALAVARLAGCDVALVGPGPGTVGTATPLGTTALEQAYLADLVTALGGTAVVPLRISQADARVRHRGVSHHDRIALGQLAGRPATVVLPARLPRALRRLVVGQLAAAGILRRHRVVQADPLPARPALERLPFVPRTMGRDPAADPAFFDGCLAAGMVLARLSAARAGDSGAVRAGRMGWRE; encoded by the coding sequence GTGATCGAGCTACGAGTAGGGGTCGTCCATCAGGTCGTCGGGCGGGACGGCGACCGGGTCGACCTGGTGGTGCGTATCGACGGGCAAGGGGCTGCGCCGTCCGACGAGCCGGGGTTTTACCCGGCGTATGCCCTGACACAACTGGGGTACGGCGGCTGGTATCCGGGACAACGGGTCCTGGTCAACACCTCGGCCGTCTCCCTTTCCCTCGGGAGCGGGGGCTACCATGTCGTGGTAGCTCCCCTGGATCCGCCCCGGCCGCCGGGCGATTGGCGGACGCCTGCGCTGCGGCGGCGGCTTCACGGGCACATCGTCAAGCTCCGCTACACCCCGCTGCAGACGGTCGTGCGGGCGGCCGAAGAGCCCGGTAGCCCCTACCACCGGGCTCTTCGCCGGGTGACGCGCATCGACGGTTTGCCGGTGGCGGTCCTGGCCCTGCATGGGATGCTCACGCCTCTCGTGGCCGCGTTGCGGTGGGCCTGGGGCGAGGAGCGGCGTCCCCGGGTGGCCTACGTCATGACCGATGCCACGTCGCTCGCTGCCGCCTCGATGCGTACCCTGGGGCAGGTCCGGCGCGCCCGCCTGATCGATCTCCTCATCACCGCCGGGCAGGCCCTAGGAGGGGACCTGGAGGCCGTGCACCCGGCCAGCGCGCTGGCCGTGGCCAGGCTTGCCGGATGCGACGTCGCCCTCGTCGGACCGGGGCCCGGCACCGTGGGTACGGCCACTCCCCTCGGCACCACCGCCCTCGAGCAGGCGTACCTCGCCGACCTGGTCACAGCCCTGGGCGGCACGGCCGTGGTGCCCCTGCGCATTTCCCAGGCCGACGCCCGGGTGCGGCATCGGGGAGTGAGCCATCATGACCGGATCGCCTTGGGGCAGCTTGCCGGCCGTCCTGCCACCGTGGTGCTGCCGGCCCGCTTGCCCCGCGCGCTACGCCGCCTCGTAGTAGGGCAGCTCGCCGCCGCGGGCATCCTGCGCCGCCACCGGGTGGTGCAGGCCGACCCCCTCCCGGCTCGACCCGCGCTCGAGCGGTTGCCTTTCGTGCCACGCACCATGGGCCGGGACCCGGCGGCCGATCCGGCCTTCTTCGATGGCTGTCTGGCGGCGGGGATGGTGCTGGCGCGCCTGTCGGCAGCGCGCGCCGGCGACTCGGGGGCCGTCCGAGCCGGCCGGATGGGGTGGCGCGAGTGA
- a CDS encoding polyribonucleotide nucleotidyltransferase, whose product MFDVHSYEMELAGRRLQLETGKLARQANGSVVVRYGDTVLLVTATMSRQPREGIDFFPLLVDFEERMYAVGKIPGGWGRREGKPGDIAILSARMVDRPIRPLFPEGFRNDVQVVVTTLSVDHDAPPDVLGIIGASAALTISEIPFLGPVGAVRMGLVDGSLVVNPTAEQEKASRLHLVVAGTRDAIMMVEAGADEVPEDQMLEAIMTAHEEIRRIVALQEQMRAEVGKPKVEVPLFTPDPQVQAWVEQYGRPKIAAAVKNPDKQAREEAIEKARQEVVEQFVAERGGEEQAAPLLKDVETILDKLLKDEVRRMIAEDHERPDGRKLDEIRPIWCEVGVLPRVHGSGLFVRGQTQVLTSCTLGLKSDEQLLDDLREEDRKRYIHHYNFPPYSVGEVRPMRAPGRREIGHGALAERALLPVIPPESEFPYTIRLVSEVLESNGSTSQASVCGSTLALMDAGVPIRKPVAGVAMGLVKWGERFAILTDIQGIEDALGDMDFKVAGTADGVTALQMDIKVHGVTREILQQALAQAKAGRLFILDKMLQAIDKPRPELSPRAPRILTLEIPVDKIRDVIGPGGKMIRKIIEQTGVEIDVEDDGRVFIASADEESGKKAAEIIQNLVRDVQVGAVYLGKVKRTTSFGAFVEILPGKEGLVHISELAPQRVGRVEDVVNVGDEVLVKVTEIDRLGRINLSRKEALPAAEREAGAIDGRTTRPEPDRRGRDARDARGGLRRPGGRRGGFRE is encoded by the coding sequence ATGTTTGACGTCCATTCCTACGAAATGGAGCTGGCAGGCCGTCGGCTGCAGCTCGAGACCGGCAAGCTGGCGCGCCAGGCCAACGGGTCGGTCGTGGTGCGCTACGGAGACACGGTGTTGCTGGTCACGGCGACGATGTCGCGCCAGCCCCGGGAAGGGATCGACTTCTTCCCGCTGCTGGTCGACTTCGAAGAGCGGATGTACGCGGTCGGCAAGATTCCGGGCGGGTGGGGGCGGCGGGAGGGGAAGCCCGGGGACATCGCGATCCTCTCGGCTCGCATGGTGGACCGCCCGATCCGGCCCCTCTTCCCCGAAGGTTTCCGCAACGACGTGCAGGTCGTGGTCACGACCTTGAGCGTGGACCACGACGCGCCGCCCGACGTGCTCGGCATCATCGGCGCTTCGGCAGCGCTCACCATCTCCGAGATCCCGTTCCTGGGGCCCGTGGGCGCGGTGCGGATGGGCCTCGTCGACGGCTCGCTCGTGGTCAACCCTACGGCCGAGCAGGAGAAGGCGAGCCGTCTCCACCTGGTCGTGGCGGGCACGCGCGACGCCATCATGATGGTGGAGGCCGGCGCCGACGAGGTGCCGGAGGACCAGATGCTCGAGGCCATCATGACGGCCCACGAGGAGATCCGGCGAATCGTCGCGCTCCAGGAGCAGATGCGGGCGGAAGTCGGCAAGCCCAAGGTGGAGGTGCCGCTGTTCACGCCCGACCCGCAGGTGCAGGCCTGGGTGGAGCAGTACGGCCGGCCCAAGATCGCGGCCGCGGTCAAGAACCCGGACAAGCAGGCCCGGGAAGAGGCGATCGAGAAGGCCCGGCAAGAGGTCGTCGAACAGTTCGTGGCCGAGCGGGGCGGCGAGGAGCAGGCGGCGCCGCTGCTCAAGGACGTCGAGACCATCCTCGACAAGCTGCTCAAGGACGAGGTCCGACGCATGATCGCCGAGGACCACGAGCGGCCCGACGGGCGCAAGCTCGACGAGATTCGGCCCATCTGGTGCGAGGTCGGGGTCTTGCCCAGGGTGCACGGGTCGGGGCTGTTCGTACGGGGCCAGACCCAGGTCCTGACGAGCTGCACGCTCGGGCTCAAGTCGGATGAGCAGCTCCTCGACGACCTGCGGGAGGAGGACCGCAAGCGCTACATCCACCACTACAACTTCCCGCCCTACAGCGTTGGCGAGGTGCGCCCCATGCGGGCTCCCGGGCGACGGGAGATCGGGCACGGGGCGCTGGCGGAGCGGGCGCTGTTGCCGGTCATCCCGCCGGAGTCCGAGTTTCCGTACACGATTCGTCTCGTCTCCGAGGTGCTGGAGTCCAACGGCTCTACCTCGCAGGCGAGCGTCTGCGGCAGCACGCTGGCGCTGATGGACGCCGGCGTGCCCATCCGCAAGCCGGTGGCCGGCGTGGCCATGGGGCTCGTCAAGTGGGGCGAGCGCTTTGCCATCCTGACCGACATCCAGGGCATCGAGGACGCCCTGGGCGACATGGACTTCAAGGTGGCGGGCACGGCCGACGGGGTCACGGCGCTGCAGATGGACATCAAGGTACACGGCGTGACCCGGGAGATCCTGCAGCAGGCGCTGGCCCAGGCGAAGGCGGGCCGGCTCTTCATCCTCGACAAGATGCTCCAGGCCATCGACAAGCCCCGGCCGGAGCTCTCCCCCAGGGCTCCTCGCATCCTGACCCTCGAAATCCCCGTTGACAAGATCCGCGACGTCATCGGCCCGGGCGGCAAGATGATCCGGAAGATCATCGAGCAGACCGGCGTAGAGATTGACGTGGAGGACGACGGGCGGGTCTTCATCGCCTCCGCCGACGAGGAGAGCGGCAAGAAGGCGGCGGAGATCATCCAAAACCTGGTACGCGACGTGCAGGTGGGGGCCGTCTACCTCGGGAAGGTGAAGCGGACCACCAGCTTCGGGGCCTTCGTCGAGATCCTGCCCGGCAAGGAGGGCCTCGTCCACATCTCCGAGCTGGCGCCCCAGCGCGTGGGTCGCGTCGAAGACGTGGTCAACGTCGGCGACGAAGTGCTCGTGAAGGTGACGGAGATCGACCGGCTCGGGCGCATCAACCTGTCGCGCAAGGAAGCGCTGCCCGCAGCCGAGCGCGAGGCCGGGGCCATCGATGGCCGCACCACGCGGCCCGAGCCCGACCGGCGCGGCCGGGACGCCCGGGACGCCAGAGGTGGCCTGAGGCGCCCGGGTGGGCGGAGAGGCGGCTTTCGGGAGTAA
- the truB gene encoding tRNA pseudouridine(55) synthase TruB yields the protein MEAPGVAAGVLNVIKPPGMTSHDVVALVRKWAGVRRVGHAGTLDPGAAGVLVVLVGQATRLASYLQEAEKVYRAEMVLGVRTDTQDASGRTLAVADAFEIPWSDVDAALARMIGTIRQRPPMVSAVHHQGRRLYELARQGVEVERPVRTVEIYDLQVHSIWPEDAERATFGARVVFDVTCSAGTYVRTLCDDVGQSLGCGAHLGFLVRLRSGAFGLDQAVTLEELEAAGRHRRLAEYLLPLDAGLGHLPRVSLEGESLHRARHGTAVAWPPADPRPAGLRAGEHVRLYDAGDRFFGIARFTVRDGRPWLAPEMLVG from the coding sequence TTGGAGGCGCCGGGCGTCGCCGCAGGCGTGCTCAACGTGATCAAGCCGCCCGGGATGACGTCCCACGACGTCGTCGCCCTGGTGCGCAAGTGGGCGGGCGTGCGCCGGGTGGGCCACGCCGGGACCCTGGATCCCGGAGCAGCGGGCGTGCTGGTCGTCCTGGTGGGCCAGGCGACCCGCCTCGCCTCTTACCTGCAGGAGGCCGAGAAGGTCTACCGGGCGGAGATGGTCCTCGGCGTCCGCACGGATACCCAGGACGCTTCGGGGCGGACCCTGGCCGTGGCCGATGCGTTCGAGATCCCGTGGAGCGACGTGGACGCCGCGCTGGCCCGCATGATCGGGACGATCCGGCAGCGCCCTCCGATGGTTTCCGCCGTGCACCACCAGGGCCGGCGGCTGTACGAGCTGGCGCGCCAGGGCGTCGAGGTCGAACGGCCCGTGCGCACCGTGGAGATCTACGATCTCCAGGTGCACAGCATCTGGCCCGAGGACGCCGAACGAGCCACCTTCGGCGCCCGGGTCGTGTTCGACGTCACGTGTTCGGCGGGGACTTACGTGCGCACCCTGTGCGACGACGTGGGCCAGAGCCTGGGCTGCGGCGCGCATCTGGGCTTCCTGGTGCGGCTGCGCAGCGGGGCGTTTGGCCTGGATCAGGCCGTGACGCTCGAAGAGCTCGAAGCGGCGGGCCGCCATCGCCGGCTGGCGGAGTACCTGCTGCCGCTGGACGCCGGGCTGGGCCACCTGCCCCGGGTCTCCCTGGAAGGTGAATCTCTCCACCGGGCCCGGCACGGCACGGCGGTGGCGTGGCCGCCGGCCGACCCCCGCCCCGCCGGCCTGCGGGCCGGCGAACACGTAAGGCTGTACGATGCGGGGGATCGCTTCTTCGGGATCGCGCGCTTCACCGTACGCGACGGGAGGCCGTGGCTGGCGCCCGAAATGCTGGTGGGATGA
- the rpsO gene encoding 30S ribosomal protein S15, translating to MTKETKSSLISQFSRHEGDTGSPEVQIALLTQRINDLTEHLKVHRKDFHSRRGLYKMIGQRRGLLRYLERIDAQRYRAVVERLGLRH from the coding sequence CTGACCAAGGAGACCAAGTCCAGCTTGATTTCGCAATTCAGCCGGCACGAGGGGGACACGGGCTCGCCGGAGGTCCAGATCGCGCTGTTGACCCAGCGCATCAACGACCTCACCGAGCATCTCAAGGTCCATCGCAAGGATTTCCACAGCCGGCGCGGGCTCTACAAGATGATCGGCCAGCGCAGGGGCCTGCTGCGATACCTGGAGCGGATCGATGCCCAGCGTTACCGGGCGGTCGTCGAGCGGCTCGGGCTGCGCCACTGA
- a CDS encoding GNAT family N-acetyltransferase: MTRIEGDRVGLRPARPQDAPYLLQWALDPEVARLARGDYPTTLEATLEWLEQGRKDRYRQLFIIEGPDGKPIGDIDLHHIAWRSGEAELRIRIGLPRLWNQGLGTDAVRALLRYAFSDRHLRRIYLRVLRSNPRAIRCYEKSGFRKEGRMQVVEEDGSVDELLLMSVTKDRLQRMQESGPPPAHSHHAPATARAR; this comes from the coding sequence GTGACTCGCATCGAGGGGGACCGAGTCGGCCTCCGGCCTGCCCGGCCTCAGGACGCACCGTACCTGCTCCAGTGGGCGCTCGATCCGGAGGTGGCGCGCCTGGCTCGGGGCGATTACCCCACCACGTTGGAAGCAACCCTCGAGTGGCTGGAGCAAGGACGTAAGGATCGCTACCGCCAGCTGTTCATCATCGAAGGGCCCGACGGGAAGCCCATCGGCGACATCGACCTCCACCACATCGCCTGGCGCAGCGGCGAGGCAGAGCTTCGCATCCGCATCGGGTTGCCACGCCTGTGGAACCAAGGCTTGGGGACCGACGCGGTGCGGGCCCTATTGCGCTACGCGTTCAGCGACCGCCACCTGCGACGCATCTACCTGCGGGTGCTGAGGAGCAACCCCCGGGCCATTCGCTGTTACGAGAAATCCGGTTTCCGCAAGGAGGGCCGGATGCAGGTGGTCGAGGAGGATGGAAGCGTCGACGAGCTTCTGCTGATGAGCGTGACGAAGGACCGGCTGCAAAGGATGCAAGAGTCCGGCCCGCCGCCGGCCCACTCGCATCACGCGCCGGCGACGGCACGGGCCCGGTAG
- a CDS encoding sigma-70 family RNA polymerase sigma factor, whose product MGLAVAVARRFDWAPVELEDRLQAARLGLVEASRRFDPALGVSFATYAVPLMLGEVRRLVEKSQAVAGVRGARALMRQAALAQRRLEAELGRPVTVQEVAQALGVEPAELAAADAALAPPVELEEPRTAPSDTCSDWSEHAAVRQALEKLSPELRQVVWLRFFQGWSQQEVASVLGISQPVVSRRERQALALLRRQLEQ is encoded by the coding sequence ATGGGGCTGGCGGTCGCGGTGGCGCGTCGTTTCGACTGGGCGCCCGTGGAGCTGGAGGACCGGCTGCAGGCCGCGAGACTCGGTCTGGTGGAGGCGTCCCGGCGCTTCGACCCTGCCCTCGGGGTGAGCTTTGCCACCTACGCCGTTCCCCTGATGCTCGGCGAGGTGCGCCGGCTGGTCGAGAAGAGCCAGGCGGTGGCCGGCGTGCGGGGCGCCCGGGCACTGATGCGCCAGGCCGCTTTGGCCCAGCGGCGGCTCGAGGCAGAGCTGGGGCGGCCGGTCACGGTCCAGGAGGTCGCGCAGGCCCTCGGGGTCGAACCGGCAGAGCTCGCCGCAGCCGATGCGGCGCTGGCCCCGCCGGTGGAGCTGGAGGAGCCGCGCACCGCTCCATCGGACACGTGCAGCGACTGGAGCGAGCATGCGGCGGTGCGCCAGGCCCTGGAGAAGCTCTCCCCCGAGTTGCGCCAGGTGGTGTGGCTGAGGTTCTTCCAGGGCTGGAGCCAGCAGGAGGTGGCAAGCGTGCTCGGGATTTCCCAGCCCGTCGTCTCCCGCCGGGAACGGCAGGCCCTGGCACTGCTGCGGCGCCAGCTCGAGCAGTGA
- a CDS encoding ATP-binding protein — MSEIQDAHRPARCVGPEPWASGPDGFVLVMAAAPANLAFARSVVAAFAARLPFTLEEVEDVKLAVSEMVANAVVHAYPGGTGPVWVAGRIRDGGVEIVVEDRGVGIADVEKARRAGYSSLGGDHLGIGFSVAESYVDVLEVDSSPGEGTCVRLFKRPALQAAPS; from the coding sequence ATGAGCGAGATCCAGGATGCCCACCGGCCTGCGCGATGCGTGGGGCCGGAGCCGTGGGCAAGCGGACCCGACGGCTTCGTGCTCGTCATGGCCGCGGCACCCGCCAACCTTGCCTTCGCGCGCTCCGTCGTGGCGGCGTTCGCAGCGCGGCTGCCCTTCACGCTGGAAGAGGTGGAGGACGTCAAGCTGGCCGTCTCCGAGATGGTGGCCAACGCGGTGGTCCACGCGTACCCCGGCGGCACCGGCCCGGTCTGGGTGGCCGGGCGGATCCGGGACGGTGGGGTGGAGATCGTCGTCGAGGACCGGGGCGTGGGCATCGCCGACGTGGAAAAGGCACGGCGGGCCGGCTACAGCAGCCTGGGCGGCGATCACCTGGGCATCGGCTTTTCCGTGGCCGAGAGCTACGTGGACGTCCTCGAGGTGGATTCCTCCCCGGGAGAGGGTACCTGTGTCCGCCTCTTCAAGCGGCCGGCCCTCCAGGCTGCCCCGTCCTGA
- a CDS encoding phosphopentomutase: MQPKTAPVDRICLIVLDSVGIGELPDAARFGDEGSHTLRHTAQAVGGLRLPHLERLGLGCIDEIPGVACAGRPAAAYGKMAERSAGKDTTTGHWELTGVVLDRPFPTYPEGFPPEVIEAFERAIGRRVLGNRPASGTVIIEELGEEHLRTGRPIVYTSADSVFQIAAHESVIPVPELYRMCEVARGILTGPHAVGRVIARPFEGTPGSFRRTPRRRDFSLPPPRPTLLDRVREAGLGVWAVGKIEDIFAGRGIEEAIHTRDNMEGVDATLAFLDRTRGRRGLVMTNLVDFDMLWGHRNDAEGYARGLEAFDRRLPEILDRIGRRDVLVITADHGCDPTTPSTDHSREYVPLLVWGPALRAGVPLGVRRTFADLASTAAAMLGIDGSFDAGESFLASLLPDGPRA; the protein is encoded by the coding sequence GTGCAACCCAAGACCGCGCCCGTCGACCGCATTTGCCTCATCGTGCTCGATAGCGTGGGCATCGGAGAGCTCCCGGACGCTGCGCGCTTCGGCGACGAAGGGAGCCATACCCTGCGCCACACCGCCCAGGCTGTGGGTGGACTTCGCCTGCCGCACCTGGAGAGGCTGGGGCTGGGGTGCATCGACGAAATCCCGGGAGTGGCGTGCGCCGGGCGGCCGGCCGCGGCCTACGGCAAGATGGCCGAGCGCTCCGCCGGCAAAGACACCACCACCGGCCACTGGGAGCTGACCGGCGTCGTGCTCGACCGTCCTTTCCCCACGTATCCCGAGGGATTTCCGCCCGAGGTCATCGAGGCGTTCGAGCGGGCCATCGGGCGCCGGGTGCTCGGCAATCGCCCGGCCTCCGGCACCGTGATCATCGAAGAGCTGGGCGAGGAGCACTTGCGTACGGGGAGGCCCATCGTCTACACGTCGGCGGACAGCGTGTTTCAGATCGCCGCCCACGAGTCGGTCATCCCGGTGCCGGAGCTGTACCGCATGTGCGAGGTCGCCCGGGGCATCCTGACCGGGCCCCATGCGGTGGGAAGGGTCATCGCGCGGCCCTTCGAGGGGACTCCCGGCTCCTTCCGCCGCACGCCCCGGCGTCGAGACTTCAGCCTGCCGCCTCCCCGCCCCACGCTGCTCGATCGAGTCCGGGAGGCCGGGCTGGGCGTGTGGGCCGTGGGCAAGATCGAGGACATCTTCGCAGGGCGGGGTATCGAAGAGGCCATCCATACCCGCGACAACATGGAGGGCGTGGACGCGACTCTCGCCTTCCTCGACCGGACCCGGGGCCGGCGTGGGCTCGTCATGACCAACCTGGTCGACTTCGACATGCTGTGGGGGCACCGCAACGACGCCGAGGGCTACGCCCGGGGGCTGGAGGCGTTCGACCGGCGGCTGCCCGAGATCCTGGATCGCATCGGACGGCGCGACGTGCTGGTCATCACCGCCGACCACGGGTGCGATCCGACGACTCCCAGCACGGACCATTCCCGGGAGTACGTGCCGCTGTTGGTGTGGGGCCCGGCGCTGCGGGCGGGTGTCCCGCTCGGAGTGCGGCGAACCTTCGCCGATCTCGCCAGCACCGCGGCCGCCATGCTGGGGATCGATGGGAGCTTCGACGCCGGCGAGAGCTTCCTGGCGAGCCTTCTGCCGGACGGGCCGCGCGCCTAG
- a CDS encoding STAS domain-containing protein has protein sequence MSVNVQLQRNGPVLVARVAGELDMASAAQLRDPIEQAWNADERLRHVLINLKALTFLDSTGIAVILGRYRAAAGRGGRLGVAEPSVRVRRMLEISGAMRFVEVFDTEADALRRMLPKSAGQSRGRRRRRA, from the coding sequence TTGTCGGTCAACGTGCAACTGCAGCGAAACGGACCCGTGCTGGTCGCCCGGGTCGCCGGAGAGCTGGACATGGCCTCGGCGGCCCAGCTGCGCGACCCCATCGAGCAAGCCTGGAACGCGGACGAGCGCCTGCGCCACGTGCTCATCAACCTCAAGGCGTTGACCTTTCTCGACAGCACCGGGATCGCCGTCATCCTCGGGCGCTACCGCGCGGCCGCGGGCAGGGGCGGCCGCCTGGGCGTGGCCGAGCCCAGCGTGCGGGTGCGCCGCATGCTGGAGATCAGCGGCGCCATGCGCTTCGTGGAGGTCTTCGACACAGAGGCCGACGCGTTACGCCGGATGTTGCCGAAATCGGCCGGGCAGTCCCGCGGGCGGAGGAGGCGGCGCGCATGA
- a CDS encoding bifunctional riboflavin kinase/FAD synthetase produces MEDVRTVRIDWYPPEPSTGAKSIVAIGTFDGVHLGHQAILRSARRLAERLEARAVALTFDPHPRLVVAPDAPPPLLLTPLSDRVALLREYGAEAVAVLGFDREVAALEPETFVSSVLCARLQCSGVVAGFNFTFGRDRSGTAATLREIGEKLGLVTEIVPPVQLQGQAVSSSLIRQLVERGEVEGAGQLLGRPYRVAGEVVRGEGRGRQLGYPTANIRPDPAQQLPGDGVYLALLDQMPALAVVSTRPTFGPGARWLEVHVVEGSPSLYGRRSGVEFLRFLRPIRRFSGVDDLVAQIGVDRERALEYFASATEKRPRLLQGGSV; encoded by the coding sequence ATGGAGGACGTCCGCACGGTGCGCATCGACTGGTACCCTCCCGAGCCCTCCACCGGTGCGAAGAGTATCGTGGCGATCGGCACGTTCGATGGGGTGCACCTTGGCCATCAAGCCATCTTGCGCTCCGCCCGCCGGCTCGCCGAGCGCCTGGAGGCCCGAGCCGTGGCCCTCACCTTCGACCCCCACCCGCGGCTGGTCGTGGCACCGGACGCGCCGCCTCCCCTTCTGCTCACGCCGCTTTCCGATCGGGTCGCCCTCTTGCGGGAGTACGGTGCGGAAGCCGTGGCGGTGCTGGGATTCGACCGGGAGGTGGCCGCGCTCGAGCCGGAGACGTTCGTCTCCTCGGTCTTGTGCGCGAGGTTGCAGTGCTCGGGCGTGGTGGCGGGGTTCAACTTCACCTTCGGGCGGGATCGCAGCGGCACCGCGGCCACGCTCCGGGAGATCGGAGAGAAGCTGGGACTGGTGACCGAGATCGTGCCGCCGGTGCAGCTACAGGGGCAGGCCGTCTCCTCCAGCTTGATCCGGCAGCTCGTCGAGCGAGGAGAAGTGGAAGGGGCCGGGCAGCTGCTGGGCCGCCCGTATCGAGTGGCCGGAGAGGTGGTGCGGGGAGAGGGCAGGGGGCGCCAGCTCGGCTATCCCACCGCCAACATCCGGCCCGACCCGGCTCAGCAACTGCCGGGCGACGGGGTCTACCTGGCCCTGCTCGACCAGATGCCGGCGCTGGCGGTGGTGAGCACGCGGCCGACCTTCGGGCCGGGGGCCCGGTGGCTGGAGGTGCACGTGGTCGAGGGATCCCCGTCCTTGTACGGCAGGCGGTCCGGGGTCGAGTTCCTGCGATTCCTGCGTCCCATCCGGCGCTTTTCCGGCGTCGACGACCTGGTGGCGCAGATCGGGGTCGACCGCGAACGGGCCCTGGAGTACTTCGCCTCGGCGACAGAAAAGCGACCTCGGCTTTTGCAGGGTGGTAGCGTGTGA